A genome region from Gallus gallus isolate bGalGal1 chromosome 9, bGalGal1.mat.broiler.GRCg7b, whole genome shotgun sequence includes the following:
- the SPTSSB gene encoding serine palmitoyltransferase small subunit B isoform 2 (isoform 2 is encoded by transcript variant 3): MLSMEKAGKEGACQPSPSQNHWNLAMDIKRVKDYIYWLYYQYLLITCSYALEPWEQSMFHTIMVTVFAMVVYTAYVFVPIHVRLAFEFFSQIFGVQPDSTVSVVN; the protein is encoded by the exons atgctcagcatggagaaggctgGAAAGGAAGGAGCTTGTCAACC GTCACCGTCTCAGAACCACTGGAACCTGGCGATGGATATTAAGCGTGTGAAGGACTATATCTACTGGCTGTACTACCAGTACCTGCTGATCACCTGCAGCTACGCGCTGGAGCCGTGGGAGCAGTCCATGTTCCACACCATCATGGTGACTGTTTTTGCAATGGTGGTGTACACAGCCTATGTCTTCGTCCCCATCCACGTCCGTTTGGCTtttgagttcttctcccagataTTTGGGGTCCAGCCCGACAGCACGGTGTCCGTGGTGAACTGA
- the SPTSSB gene encoding serine palmitoyltransferase small subunit B isoform X2, producing MDIKRVKDYIYWLYYQYLLITCSYALEPWEQSMFHTIMVTVFAMVVYTAYVFVPIHVRLAFEFFSQIFGVQPDSTVSVVN from the coding sequence ATGGATATTAAGCGTGTGAAGGACTATATCTACTGGCTGTACTACCAGTACCTGCTGATCACCTGCAGCTACGCGCTGGAGCCGTGGGAGCAGTCCATGTTCCACACCATCATGGTGACTGTTTTTGCAATGGTGGTGTACACAGCCTATGTCTTCGTCCCCATCCACGTCCGTTTGGCTtttgagttcttctcccagataTTTGGGGTCCAGCCCGACAGCACGGTGTCCGTGGTGAACTGA